The sequence below is a genomic window from Pelorhabdus rhamnosifermentans.
TTAGAGGATTTTTACAGTATTTTTCTAATAAAATCGAATTAAAGAAATATAGTGGTGATTTTGATGTTATGATTGAAGAATTAGACCGGGCTAATGAGATTATTACTGAATTTCTTTCTTTGTCAAAAAATCGTATCGTAGACTTAAAGGTATTGGATTTAAATCGAATCATAAAAAAAATCATGCCTTTGCTTCAGGCAAAGGGCATGATTAAAAATATTGATATTAAACTTGAACTTGAACATATTCCACGATTATTATTAGATGAAAAAAGATTTATACAATTACTTTTAAATCTAGTTATCAATTCAATTGAGGCATCTGCGGATGATGGTACTGTAACAATCAAAACATTTATAAGGAATGAAACCCCCGTTTTGGCAGTAAGTGATAGGGGTTATGGTATTTCTAAAAGTATTTTAGAGAAGCTTGGAACTCCCTTTGTGTCGACTAAATCGCAAGGAACAGGTCTAGGATTAGCTGTATGCTATAGAATTGCCGAGGATCATTCCGCATTAATAAATATTCATAGTCAGGAAGGTGAAGGAACTACAGTTGAAGTCATATTTAATGCTATTGTTTAGTGAAACTCCAAATTAAACATTTGAACGAAATCCCTCCTAGTATATTATCATACAACGGGAGGAATTTGGGAATTTTGTCGGCAAAAGCCTTTTATGGGGGATCTTGCCGACTGTTTTATTGGAATTTAAAAGGCTTGTTTGTTCATATAGCCTCATTAGGGGATGTTCTTGATTTGTCATTGGAATTCTCGTGTTAAAAGATGGTATAATAAATAATGATAGGGACAGATAAAGGAGATTCATGGGTTATATGGACAATGTTTATGAAAAAGTTCGGATTTTTTACGAACAAGATGAATTACAAGAAGATACTGTTTTTAGCCGTGAGTGGGTCGAAGGCTTTTTGCGCCAACAGGCTTGGCATGGTAGCAGTGATAAACAATTAGATGCCGTGTGGTCTTATTTAAAGCTGTTTGCAGCTTATCTGCTTAGGCAAAATGAGTATGTCAATGATTTAGATATTGATGATTATCACGAGGCATTGCAATGGATTCATAGTCGAGTTGCTGAATTTGACTGGACACTTGCAAATGTTCGTCGGTTTTTTGCCGTTTTACACGACTTTTTCGAATACCTGAAAAACAAAAATATTGTCCGTGATTGTGAAGTTTTACAAGCAGCGACGATGGAAATTACGGGTGGAAAACAGCTGAATGTGCGAAAAAGACGGCACACAAAGAAAATGTCAACAAACATGATGGAGGATGATTCCGCAGAAGAAGAGTCTTTTGATGAAATAGCCCGTGTTGTAGCTACTACGATTGAAGATCTCATGAATAGGATAGGCAAATATTTCCAACAAGGCGAGTTTATGAAAGATTTTCGGCGGGCTCTCTATTTGTACACAGGTCCGTTTGAAAGTGTTCCAAGTCAGGAAGATCGTGAATTTTGGCTGGGTTTTTGGGATTATTTTCTGTTTGATTATCATTTGATTGCCAGTGATATCGTGCCTCTTCAATATTTTAGTGATGATCATGCTGATAATCTATCTGTCCAAGAAGTACAATTTTTGACGGAATTACTAAATGCTAGGTATACGGTTTTTTATATTCGCCGCATTATTGACGAAGATTTTGTGGAGTGTATTAATTTATTTACTAATGAGACCTTTCGATTGCCTCAGCCTGAGTTTAATTATCAAAAAATTAAGCGCATGCTATTTTTTGGGCATGTTTTTTCTGGTGAGATTACGCTGATTAATTATGTAGCAAGTATTGAAGTGAGTCCAATTCTTAGACAGCGTATCAAAGAAGAATTGATTATGCAAAAGAAAATTTTCGAAGTAAAAGAACCAGGTGCGACGTGGCAGCAGTTTTTGAGTCGTCAGGCCTTAAATGTAAAATATACGGTTGATATTTTATTGTCTTTGGCGAAAGTGAATATTACGCCATTTAACTTGGTGCTAAAAGAGTACAAAAAAAGCAATAAACCCATTGGGTATACTGCTGTTACGAGATCTTTGGCGGAAATCATGCCTGTTTTCGGTTTTTCTAAGTATGATATTCAGTTAGCACAGCAGCTTTGGGCTGATTATTGTCATGCAGCTCATTTTAAACTGAATGATCACGAATTATGGGCGGCAGCGGTGATTTATATTTATAGTAAAATCAATGGCCATCCCCATGTGATGGCAACGAAATTAGCCAGGGAAATTTTCAAACCCAGTGCTGCGGGTATTTATTCTTATGCTCGCAGATTAAAAAAGGTTTTGGGACTCGAAGCCTTTGATCAACGGTATTTAAGTGAAGAAGGGTTTATCTTTATGTTACTGAAAAATTAAAAATGTTCGATGGCGTTGTAGCGCAGCATTTGTTTGTTTTTAAACTGTTCGATTCGTTCATAGGCGGATGCGAGCAGTTTTTCTTTGTCGTTAGGCAAATTTCCTGCGAGTGGAAGCAGATTAGAAATGTGATTGCTTCGAAAAATACACGGTTTTGTCACTTCAACATGAGCTAGAAAAGAGGAAAGTTCCGTCATGAGCTGCGAAGCATTTAATGGGGTGAATTGACCCTGTTCCGCCAGCTTTCTAAGCGGTGTGTTTTCATGAAGCATGAGGGTTAGTGCACTAAGCATGGTCGGCTCGATGGCGCTGACGACCTTGGCCGTGTTTAAGGCATGCTGTTCCGTAAGGGCCAATCCGCCAGCTCCTAAGATGACCATCAGAGATAACTTGATTCCAGACTGAACTACCTTTTGTCCGGCTTCAGTCATTTCGGCAGCTGTGACGCCTTTGTTTAGCAAAGTCAGTACTTCATCGTCGCCGCTTTCTAGGCCTAGATAGATGATCTTTAGCCCTGCTGTTTTTAGTTGAGCTAATTCAGCAGGTGATTTGCGCAGAATATCGCGCGGACCGCCATAGCAGGTAATGCGCGTCAGTGAGGGAAAGGATTGATGGAGCCACTCCATAATGATCAGCAGCTTTTCTGTTGATAAGACGAGAGCATTGCCGTCAGCTAAGAATACGCGACGCATAGTAGGATAGGTAGCTGCTGCTGATTGAATGAGTGAATGGATTTCTTCCATAGATCGGGCACGAAAGGTTACGTCGCGATACATGCTGCAAAAAGTGCAGCTGTTATGAGAACAGC
It includes:
- a CDS encoding radical SAM protein, which codes for MYVDQAEGMVFRPPSEARSLILRVTIGCSHNSCTFCSMYRDVTFRARSMEEIHSLIQSAAATYPTMRRVFLADGNALVLSTEKLLIIMEWLHQSFPSLTRITCYGGPRDILRKSPAELAQLKTAGLKIIYLGLESGDDEVLTLLNKGVTAAEMTEAGQKVVQSGIKLSLMVILGAGGLALTEQHALNTAKVVSAIEPTMLSALTLMLHENTPLRKLAEQGQFTPLNASQLMTELSSFLAHVEVTKPCIFRSNHISNLLPLAGNLPNDKEKLLASAYERIEQFKNKQMLRYNAIEHF